One Fibrobacterota bacterium genomic window carries:
- a CDS encoding TIGR02147 family protein codes for MKASLPDVTAYTDFRKFLRDCYDFKKKSDPKFSHRYFCKKAGYGSSSAFADILKGRRNLSAPAALRLARAFELGKSDEDYLLHLVQFNQADSLEVKNLHYARMLGLARISIDVISPDKYAYFSKWHHAALRELIYFTPCNGDYKALGRKLDPSVPAAQVKQSIALLEKLGMIRKDADGYYRQTTALLTADSMGESLHVENFQAETMRLAMESLSRHSPESRDMSTLTATLSAESLEKAKSAIKALRQCILALAEKDQSVDRVMQLNIQLFPLTRGDAGEKEG; via the coding sequence ATGAAAGCCAGCCTGCCCGACGTCACCGCATATACGGATTTCCGCAAATTCCTCAGGGATTGCTACGACTTCAAGAAGAAAAGCGATCCGAAATTCTCGCATCGGTACTTCTGCAAAAAGGCCGGGTACGGCTCTTCCAGCGCGTTCGCGGATATCCTGAAAGGACGCCGCAATCTCTCCGCCCCGGCGGCGTTGCGGTTGGCTCGCGCCTTCGAACTGGGCAAGTCCGATGAAGACTACCTGCTGCACCTGGTTCAGTTCAACCAAGCCGACAGCCTGGAAGTGAAGAACCTGCACTACGCGCGCATGCTCGGTTTGGCCCGCATTTCCATCGACGTCATCTCGCCCGATAAGTACGCGTATTTCAGCAAGTGGCACCATGCCGCCTTGCGCGAACTTATCTATTTCACCCCTTGCAACGGCGATTACAAGGCTTTGGGGCGCAAGCTCGATCCTTCCGTCCCGGCCGCGCAGGTAAAGCAGTCGATCGCGTTGCTCGAAAAGCTGGGGATGATCAGGAAGGATGCGGACGGCTATTACCGGCAAACCACCGCCTTGCTTACCGCCGATAGCATGGGCGAATCCCTCCATGTCGAGAATTTCCAGGCCGAAACCATGCGCCTGGCCATGGAATCGCTCAGCCGCCACTCGCCGGAATCCCGGGATATGTCCACCTTGACCGCGACCCTTTCGGCGGAGAGCCTGGAGAAGGCGAAGTCCGCCATCAAGGCTTTGCGCCAATGCATTCTCGCCCTGGCGGAAAAAGACCAAAGCGTTGATCGCGTTATGCAGCTCAACATCCAACTCTTCCCCCTGACACGCGGGGATGCGGGCGAAAAGGAAGGTTAA